In Solibacillus sp. FSL W7-1464, a single window of DNA contains:
- a CDS encoding UvrD-helicase domain-containing protein: TTENQNHLKKKTIQKFGNFPNNIFVFGYFEFLLNFIVKPLSPYSIKNICYEKPNPRNPSPFNKNKDLIYSNRIAKYILNHLPEFKTRMEKYFDEVLIDEMQDFASDDFTWMMSLSKLNIPVMLVGDFYQSTFSSSIRGNNLKNLYKDFLSYREIVESSGYEFDTEILVKSRRCTITACDFVKKNLNILIESDKLVPSRVELITKPQEIEQVLTNSEIKKLFYMNSHKYQLNAGNWGGTKGMTYENICVVLNETTYKLYQSNSLYELKPQTKSKFYVACTRSLNDVLFIREKDIPKKYKL; encoded by the coding sequence ACTACAGAAAATCAGAATCATTTAAAGAAAAAAACTATTCAAAAATTTGGTAACTTTCCAAATAATATATTTGTTTTTGGGTATTTCGAATTTTTATTAAATTTTATAGTGAAACCGTTAAGTCCATACTCAATAAAAAATATATGTTATGAAAAACCTAATCCTAGAAATCCTTCTCCTTTTAATAAGAATAAGGATTTAATTTATTCTAATAGGATAGCCAAGTATATTTTGAATCATCTTCCAGAATTTAAAACTAGAATGGAAAAATATTTTGATGAAGTTTTAATTGATGAGATGCAAGACTTCGCATCAGATGATTTTACATGGATGATGTCATTGTCTAAGCTTAATATACCAGTGATGTTAGTTGGTGATTTTTATCAGTCTACTTTTTCATCAAGTATTAGAGGGAATAATTTAAAAAATCTGTATAAAGATTTTTTGAGCTATAGAGAAATTGTTGAATCATCTGGTTATGAATTTGATACTGAAATACTTGTTAAAAGTAGAAGATGTACAATAACTGCTTGTGATTTTGTAAAGAAAAACTTAAATATTTTAATAGAATCGGATAAACTTGTACCTTCAAGAGTAGAATTAATCACTAAACCACAAGAAATAGAGCAAGTGTTAACGAACTCCGAAATAAAAAAACTATTTTATATGAACTCTCATAAATATCAGTTGAATGCTGGTAATTGGGGAGGAACAAAGGGTATGACATATGAGAATATATGTGTTGTGTTAAACGAAACAACCTACAAACTTTATCAAAGTAATTCATTATATGAATTAAAGCCACAGACAAAATCCAAATTTTATGTTGCATGTACAAGATCATTAAATGATGTATTATTTATACGTGAAAAGGATATTCCAAAAAAGTATAAATTGTAA
- a CDS encoding primase C-terminal domain-containing protein codes for MAIFALEKHEMGQLFDTLLHTGIHTYKKKHSKASLPARVEAEKKEKSTRQGAVFVVRQKADFTANGVKGYIVTSKETLLEDAHTLTHFTPNVYRTFGYTDENRRYIHGFEERNLQQINTFVVDIDTKKYSVNELLMACMDASIGLPTFIVASDRGYQLYFVLSAPFFISNKENFRGLKVAKRISDNLKRSLQSVEADLFCNDFGFFRLPTEKNVVYKDLENQYSMAALINWSMRQDDDMQRPLFVLPTKKHKQSVVHTEWFDALVHTVNIKGNKGMLGRNNTLFTLALICYAEGWDLERTENFLDEFNARLQEPLNGQDLYAVLQSAYSGKYSGPSKEYVGAILALHVKNGEQYTVSFGSRAWYKFKKEREDRTRSHYDEWEQDLIDYITAEKSSSEPFIWRTQKELCTAVGMAQSTLNEVLKRSKKFVKTVTGKGRGAKTGWTTVKLFLQYAMELVQTAKSKYRQQLIQVVKEWTEELDVIAGYVPLMMYLEQLYFKESPPVSAEIHIRGSS; via the coding sequence ATGGCTATTTTTGCGTTAGAAAAGCACGAGATGGGGCAGTTATTTGATACGCTGCTACATACAGGAATCCACACATATAAAAAGAAACATTCTAAAGCAAGCTTACCGGCACGTGTTGAGGCAGAGAAGAAAGAAAAATCGACACGACAAGGGGCTGTCTTTGTGGTGCGTCAAAAAGCAGACTTTACAGCAAATGGCGTAAAGGGGTACATCGTGACGTCGAAGGAAACGTTATTAGAGGATGCGCACACGCTGACGCACTTTACGCCGAACGTGTACCGTACGTTTGGCTATACAGATGAAAATCGCCGTTATATTCACGGCTTTGAGGAGCGTAACCTACAGCAAATTAATACGTTCGTCGTGGATATTGATACGAAAAAATATAGCGTGAACGAGCTGCTCATGGCATGCATGGACGCTTCAATTGGTTTACCGACGTTTATTGTTGCATCGGATCGTGGTTATCAGCTGTATTTTGTATTATCTGCGCCTTTTTTCATTTCAAATAAAGAAAATTTCCGTGGCTTAAAAGTGGCCAAGCGTATTAGTGATAATTTGAAGCGTAGTTTGCAATCAGTTGAGGCTGATTTATTTTGTAATGACTTTGGTTTCTTCCGCTTACCAACGGAAAAAAATGTCGTGTATAAGGATTTAGAGAACCAATATTCAATGGCAGCTCTTATTAATTGGTCGATGCGTCAAGATGATGATATGCAGCGTCCTTTATTTGTGCTACCTACAAAGAAACATAAGCAGTCTGTCGTGCATACAGAGTGGTTTGATGCATTAGTCCATACAGTGAATATTAAGGGTAATAAGGGCATGCTAGGGCGTAATAACACGCTGTTTACACTAGCGCTTATTTGCTATGCAGAAGGCTGGGATTTAGAGCGTACGGAGAACTTTTTAGATGAATTTAATGCTCGCTTACAGGAGCCTTTAAATGGTCAAGACTTATATGCTGTTTTACAGTCCGCTTATTCAGGCAAATACAGTGGACCAAGTAAAGAATATGTCGGGGCGATACTTGCCCTGCACGTCAAAAATGGTGAGCAATATACGGTGTCTTTTGGCAGCCGTGCCTGGTATAAGTTTAAAAAGGAGCGTGAGGATCGCACACGTAGTCATTATGACGAGTGGGAGCAAGATCTGATTGACTATATTACGGCTGAAAAATCGTCTTCAGAACCGTTTATTTGGCGTACACAAAAGGAATTATGTACAGCTGTTGGCATGGCACAAAGTACGTTAAATGAAGTGCTAAAGCGTTCTAAAAAGTTTGTTAAAACGGTCACTGGCAAAGGTCGAGGAGCGAAAACAGGTTGGACGACGGTTAAGCTGTTTCTTCAGTATGCGATGGAGCTTGTACAAACAGCGAAATCGAAATACCGTCAGCAGCTTATTCAAGTTGTAAAAGAGTGGACGGAAGAATTAGATGTGATTGCCGGCTATGTGCCATTAATGATGTATTTAGAACAACTATACTTCAAAGAAAGCCCACCAGTATCGGCTGAAATTCACATTCGGGGCTCTAGTTAA
- a CDS encoding helix-turn-helix domain-containing protein, with protein sequence MELLSNAIRDHIKQLMHEQNLTISELARRSNLTQSTVDSALNIRNKNPRIDTIHQLIKGLNLSIPQFFNHDRFNHLK encoded by the coding sequence ATGGAACTACTATCAAATGCTATAAGGGATCACATTAAACAACTCATGCACGAACAAAACCTAACCATTTCTGAACTTGCTAGACGTTCAAATCTAACACAATCCACTGTTGATTCTGCACTAAATATCCGTAATAAAAATCCTCGTATCGATACAATTCATCAGCTAATTAAAGGGTTAAATCTATCCATCCCACAATTCTTTAATCACGATAGATTCAACCACCTCAAATAA
- the mobQ gene encoding MobQ family relaxase codes for MAIYHFSMQVISRGKGQSAIASAAYRSGERLYSERYDKVSSYHHRDVLPETMLLKPVHAPEWCLDRERLWNEVEKIEKAKNAQLAREFTVALPVELSKQQQRELLRHFVQEVFVDEGMVADVAIHRDDVKNPHAHVMLTMRPFLEDGSWGAKSRKEYIVDEDGEALFTESGAKKSRKIDVNDWNRKEKLQQWRSSWAVYANQHLSLAGVDLEISEKSHADLGLEQEPTIHEGYVARKMEQEGRSSDRVAINREVKERNEKKLALQDVEQRLEQFEKHELILKALSPAEKQELGQLSSVLKMYVLPETLADKRRMLYLWDVKLQVQLDLGNFNEQSYKGFEAQEKAFKRAEELFEKEADRLLLKYYSTLDTSTWTSFEKREVLNGTARLGKMLSEAEVNEVLMDARAEEVIRQIQSIVKQPIATVVGAEERLQKVQQQTATFMQQHGVSLQNKATIARLPEAERAQFEKQLKELKRLQLALKIFGAYYDERIHLRMPSLDVSDKSLVEREWLVTAMDYYGEAFTKEQLDDFPRTPPKKYEKEQLQLVNRYLTRKQAYDLSILKGKQASPQELLALQQQLEERLVKDLNHPRYRAFVLSDCIGEGILSEEQANRHLAVTLVQTKDGVVRYNDTFGGKQLKVYGAPFLFEQFFKGKAIDRILDELEYEEFEKLQAQRQRMKQQPESNQKRKRS; via the coding sequence ATGGCAATTTATCATTTTAGTATGCAGGTCATTTCTAGAGGTAAAGGACAATCAGCAATCGCCAGTGCAGCTTATCGAAGTGGGGAACGATTATATAGTGAACGGTATGATAAGGTGAGTTCTTATCATCACCGTGATGTATTACCAGAAACGATGCTTTTAAAGCCTGTACATGCGCCTGAATGGTGCTTAGATCGGGAAAGACTATGGAATGAAGTAGAGAAGATTGAAAAGGCAAAAAATGCACAACTTGCACGTGAATTTACAGTTGCTTTACCAGTAGAGTTATCAAAGCAGCAACAAAGAGAATTACTGCGTCATTTTGTACAAGAGGTATTTGTAGATGAGGGCATGGTTGCAGATGTGGCGATTCACCGTGATGATGTTAAAAATCCACATGCTCATGTGATGTTAACAATGCGTCCATTTTTAGAAGATGGTTCTTGGGGAGCGAAGTCTCGAAAGGAATATATTGTTGATGAAGATGGGGAGGCTTTATTTACGGAAAGTGGGGCAAAAAAGTCTCGAAAAATTGACGTAAATGATTGGAATCGAAAAGAGAAATTACAGCAGTGGCGTTCGTCTTGGGCAGTTTATGCGAATCAGCATTTATCGCTTGCTGGAGTGGACTTAGAGATTTCAGAAAAGTCACACGCTGATTTAGGGTTAGAGCAGGAGCCGACGATTCATGAAGGGTATGTTGCACGAAAGATGGAGCAAGAAGGGCGTTCTTCCGATCGCGTGGCGATTAATCGTGAAGTGAAGGAGCGCAATGAGAAGAAATTAGCGCTTCAGGACGTTGAGCAAAGGTTAGAGCAGTTTGAAAAACATGAACTCATTTTAAAGGCATTATCGCCAGCTGAAAAACAGGAGCTTGGCCAGTTATCAAGTGTTCTGAAAATGTATGTGCTGCCGGAAACATTAGCGGATAAAAGAAGGATGCTTTATTTGTGGGATGTGAAGCTGCAAGTGCAGCTTGATCTAGGGAACTTTAATGAGCAAAGCTATAAAGGTTTTGAAGCGCAAGAAAAGGCATTTAAACGGGCTGAGGAGCTGTTTGAAAAGGAAGCTGACCGTTTGCTCCTCAAATATTATTCTACGCTTGATACGAGCACGTGGACGTCTTTTGAAAAGCGTGAGGTGTTAAATGGGACAGCTCGTCTTGGGAAAATGTTAAGTGAGGCAGAAGTAAATGAGGTTTTAATGGATGCTCGGGCTGAAGAAGTTATTCGTCAGATTCAGTCGATTGTGAAGCAGCCGATTGCGACGGTTGTAGGAGCTGAGGAACGATTACAAAAAGTACAGCAACAAACAGCAACTTTTATGCAACAGCATGGTGTATCTTTGCAAAATAAAGCGACAATTGCCCGTTTACCAGAGGCAGAGCGAGCACAGTTTGAAAAGCAGCTAAAGGAGCTGAAACGGTTGCAGCTCGCATTGAAGATTTTTGGCGCTTATTACGACGAACGGATTCATTTACGGATGCCTAGTTTAGATGTCTCAGATAAGTCGCTTGTAGAGCGTGAATGGCTTGTCACAGCAATGGATTATTACGGGGAGGCTTTTACGAAGGAGCAGCTTGATGATTTTCCTCGGACGCCACCGAAAAAGTACGAAAAAGAGCAGCTGCAATTGGTGAATCGTTATTTAACACGTAAGCAAGCGTATGATCTATCGATTTTAAAAGGTAAACAGGCGTCGCCACAGGAGTTATTAGCATTGCAGCAACAGTTAGAGGAACGACTTGTGAAAGACCTCAATCATCCTCGTTACCGAGCGTTTGTGTTAAGTGATTGTATTGGAGAAGGTATTTTATCGGAAGAACAGGCAAATCGTCATTTAGCCGTTACGCTTGTGCAGACGAAGGACGGTGTTGTTCGTTACAACGATACGTTTGGTGGTAAGCAATTAAAAGTGTACGGCGCACCATTTTTATTTGAGCAATTCTTTAAAGGAAAAGCGATTGACCGGATTTTGGATGAGCTTGAATATGAGGAGTTCGAAAAGTTACAGGCACAGCGTCAGCGAATGAAGCAGCAACCCGAATCAAATCAAAAGCGAAAACGTTCTTAG
- a CDS encoding ArsR/SmtB family transcription factor translates to MEALSNPHRLRIISILSNGKQYVSQLARELGMSRPLLYLHLQKLEDANVVSSDMELLESGKAAKYYMLNSFDLQLNEELISKLEPTLTLKKNKKMED, encoded by the coding sequence TTGGAAGCTTTATCGAATCCTCATCGATTAAGAATCATTAGCATTTTATCTAATGGAAAACAGTATGTTAGTCAACTTGCTAGAGAGCTTGGTATGAGTAGACCACTTTTATATTTACATTTACAGAAGCTTGAAGATGCGAATGTTGTTTCAAGCGATATGGAATTATTAGAGAGTGGAAAGGCTGCGAAATACTATATGCTAAATTCATTTGATTTGCAGCTTAATGAGGAACTTATTTCGAAGTTAGAACCAACACTTACTCTAAAAAAAAATAAAAAGATGGAGGATTAA
- the tet(L) gene encoding tetracycline efflux MFS transporter Tet(L), whose protein sequence is MNTSYSQSNLRHNQILIWLCILSFFSVLNEMVLNVSLPDIANDFNKPPASTNWVNTAFMLTFSIGTAVYGKLSDQLGIKRLLLFGIIINCFGSVIGFVGHSFFSLLIMARFIQGAGAAAFPALVMVVVARYIPKENRGKAFGLIGSIVAMGEGVGPAIGGMIAHYIHWSYLLLIPMITIITVPFLMKLLKKEVRIKGHFDIKGIILMSVGIVFFMLFTTSYSISFLIVSVLSFLIFVKHIRKVTDPFVDPGLGKNIPFMIGVLCGGIIFGTVAGFVSMVPYMMKDVHQLSTAEIGSVIIFPGTMSVIIFGYIGGILVDRRGPLYVLNIGVTFLSVSFLTASFLLETTSWFMTIIIVFVLGGLSFTKTVISTIVSSSLKQQEAGAGMSLLNFTSFLSEGTGIAIVGGLLSIPLLDQRLLPMEVDQSTYLYSNLLLLFSGIIVISWLVTLNVYKHSQRDF, encoded by the coding sequence GTGAATACATCCTATTCACAATCGAATTTACGACACAACCAAATTTTAATTTGGCTTTGCATTTTATCTTTTTTTAGCGTATTAAATGAAATGGTTTTGAACGTCTCATTACCTGATATTGCAAATGATTTTAATAAACCACCTGCGAGTACAAACTGGGTGAACACAGCCTTTATGTTAACCTTTTCCATTGGAACAGCTGTATATGGAAAGCTATCTGATCAATTAGGCATCAAAAGGTTACTCCTATTTGGAATTATAATAAATTGTTTCGGGTCGGTAATTGGGTTTGTTGGCCATTCTTTCTTTTCCTTACTTATTATGGCTCGTTTTATTCAAGGGGCTGGTGCAGCTGCATTTCCAGCACTCGTAATGGTTGTAGTTGCGCGCTATATTCCAAAGGAAAATAGGGGTAAAGCATTTGGTCTTATTGGATCGATAGTAGCCATGGGAGAAGGAGTCGGTCCAGCGATTGGTGGAATGATAGCCCATTATATTCATTGGTCCTATCTTCTACTCATTCCTATGATAACAATTATCACTGTTCCGTTTCTTATGAAATTATTAAAGAAAGAAGTAAGGATAAAAGGTCATTTTGATATCAAAGGAATTATACTAATGTCTGTAGGCATTGTATTTTTTATGTTGTTTACAACATCATATAGCATTTCTTTTCTTATCGTTAGCGTGCTGTCATTCCTGATATTTGTAAAACATATCAGGAAAGTAACAGATCCTTTTGTTGATCCCGGATTAGGGAAAAATATACCTTTTATGATTGGAGTTCTTTGTGGGGGAATTATATTTGGAACAGTAGCAGGGTTTGTCTCTATGGTTCCTTATATGATGAAAGATGTTCACCAGCTAAGTACTGCCGAAATCGGAAGTGTAATTATTTTCCCTGGAACAATGAGTGTCATTATTTTCGGCTACATTGGTGGGATACTTGTTGATAGAAGAGGTCCTTTATACGTGTTAAACATCGGAGTTACATTTCTTTCTGTTAGCTTTTTAACTGCTTCCTTTCTTTTAGAAACAACATCATGGTTCATGACAATTATAATCGTATTTGTTTTAGGTGGGCTTTCGTTCACCAAAACAGTTATATCAACAATTGTTTCAAGTAGCTTGAAACAGCAGGAAGCTGGTGCTGGAATGAGTTTGCTTAACTTTACCAGCTTTTTATCAGAGGGAACAGGTATTGCAATTGTAGGTGGTTTATTATCCATACCCTTACTTGATCAAAGGTTGTTACCTATGGAAGTTGATCAGTCAACTTATCTGTATAGTAATTTGTTATTACTTTTTTCAGGAATCATTGTCATTAGTTGGCTGGTTACCTTGAATGTATATAAACATTCTCAAAGGGATTTCTAA
- a CDS encoding tetracycline resistance efflux system leader peptide, producing the protein MKCNECNRVQLKEGSVSLTL; encoded by the coding sequence ATGAAGTGTAATGAATGTAACAGGGTTCAATTAAAAGAGGGAAGCGTATCATTAACCCTATAA
- a CDS encoding helix-turn-helix domain-containing protein — protein MNIGTTLQKIRKSRQITQANLARNIMTQGAYSKIEKSQLSINLDQFLPLITKININLQEFCYILNGYELSERERIIKTFTSLEIASIDDLQKMLKAVKEYLVHHPEDQYIDFLQLVYKAFIILQQENTVEKSRQLVAPIWHQLQILDDWYINDFELLNAILFLFPLEVAMEMTKTAERRLEKYDDFPYDVSYLGAYFRINLSFHYIERYLFEDCLTLLEETELKFLHKMRPKFVAILFERKAICLFYLQRPYEVELERMEQLLTIYKDEETKELLLKEFHLLTRNL, from the coding sequence ATGAACATTGGAACTACACTTCAGAAAATCAGAAAAAGTCGCCAGATTACACAGGCAAACCTTGCTAGAAATATTATGACGCAAGGTGCTTATAGTAAAATTGAAAAATCACAGCTATCCATCAATTTGGATCAATTCCTCCCTCTTATTACGAAAATAAATATTAATTTACAAGAGTTTTGTTATATTTTAAATGGCTATGAGTTGAGTGAAAGAGAACGAATAATTAAAACATTTACTTCTTTAGAAATAGCTAGTATTGACGATTTACAAAAAATGCTTAAAGCCGTCAAAGAATATTTAGTTCATCATCCGGAAGATCAATATATTGACTTTTTACAGCTGGTTTATAAAGCATTTATCATCTTGCAACAGGAAAATACCGTGGAAAAATCACGGCAATTGGTAGCCCCTATATGGCATCAGTTACAAATCTTAGATGATTGGTATATTAATGATTTCGAATTGTTAAATGCGATTCTCTTTCTTTTCCCACTCGAAGTTGCAATGGAAATGACAAAAACGGCGGAGCGACGATTAGAAAAATATGACGATTTTCCTTATGATGTATCGTATTTAGGTGCTTATTTTCGAATCAATCTATCATTTCACTATATTGAACGGTATCTGTTTGAAGATTGTCTCACATTACTTGAAGAAACGGAGCTTAAATTCTTACATAAGATGCGACCTAAATTTGTCGCCATTCTTTTTGAAAGAAAAGCAATTTGCCTTTTTTACTTGCAGCGACCATATGAAGTTGAATTAGAGAGAATGGAACAATTACTGACTATTTATAAAGATGAAGAGACGAAAGAGCTATTACTAAAAGAATTTCATCTCTTAACAAGGAACTTATAA
- the yidC gene encoding membrane protein insertase YidC — MKKYILLLGSVLLLGGCSEYNQPISSESEGIWNEWIVWPIVKFIQFLAEFTGSYAGGIILVTVIVKICILPLTLKQIKSSRAMQALQPQLQALQKKYSSKDAETQQQYQQEMMKLMQRTGANPIAGCLPVLIQMPILIGLYHGISRMNVTPMYELGSIFGVPLATSSIIFAMVAGGMQYLVLKTGPVLNTNPQMVIMQYILPVMIMIFGFMAPTAITLYWIVNSFISILQNIYIYKILYGKDEITALVNENK; from the coding sequence ATGAAGAAGTACATTTTATTATTGGGTAGCGTTTTATTATTAGGAGGTTGTTCGGAATACAATCAACCCATTTCAAGTGAAAGCGAAGGCATTTGGAATGAATGGATTGTTTGGCCAATTGTAAAATTTATTCAATTTTTAGCTGAATTCACAGGAAGTTACGCAGGGGGAATTATACTTGTAACTGTTATCGTGAAAATATGTATTTTACCGTTAACATTAAAACAAATTAAAAGTTCGCGAGCGATGCAGGCATTACAGCCTCAATTACAGGCACTACAAAAGAAATATTCATCAAAGGATGCAGAGACGCAGCAGCAATATCAACAAGAAATGATGAAGTTAATGCAACGTACAGGTGCTAATCCAATAGCTGGGTGTTTACCGGTACTCATTCAAATGCCAATATTAATTGGACTTTATCATGGAATTAGTCGAATGAATGTCACACCCATGTATGAGTTGGGCTCAATTTTTGGTGTTCCTTTAGCAACTTCAAGTATCATTTTTGCGATGGTTGCAGGAGGGATGCAATATCTCGTATTAAAAACAGGACCAGTATTAAATACAAATCCTCAAATGGTTATCATGCAATATATATTACCAGTGATGATTATGATATTTGGTTTTATGGCTCCAACAGCTATTACGTTGTATTGGATCGTTAATAGTTTCATTTCAATCCTACAGAATATTTATATATACAAAATTCTTTATGGCAAAGATGAAATTACCGCTTTGGTAAATGAGAATAAATAA
- a CDS encoding CagC family type IV secretion system protein, translating to MTNNTKATSLILQAALAIVVCYFITPEIVFASAGQVQAKLTNAANVVKGILTALVVLVGICAALFIIIKRMPSADDPHEKNEVFKSVGRVCALVALAAAIIWLLPWLYSLFT from the coding sequence ATGACAAATAACACGAAAGCAACAAGCTTAATACTTCAAGCAGCTTTGGCCATTGTCGTTTGTTATTTCATAACACCCGAAATCGTTTTTGCCTCAGCTGGACAAGTCCAAGCTAAGCTCACAAATGCAGCCAATGTCGTGAAAGGCATTTTAACAGCGCTTGTGGTCTTAGTCGGAATTTGTGCAGCTTTATTTATTATTATTAAGCGCATGCCGTCAGCGGATGATCCGCATGAGAAGAATGAAGTGTTTAAAAGTGTTGGGCGTGTATGTGCACTAGTTGCTTTAGCAGCAGCGATTATTTGGTTATTGCCGTGGTTATATTCATTATTCACATAA
- a CDS encoding conjugal transfer protein, translated as MAEHKGKKFVFPENVESGYGIFLGITLKELLLYLMPPIVIGLIIVALPPHNVWLMLFKFMLLLIVLIIILAFLSSRPIRHRPNIRFQDYVKLRNQFTSRQKLFYIRKKQNRFLK; from the coding sequence ATGGCAGAGCATAAAGGCAAGAAGTTTGTGTTCCCTGAGAATGTAGAGTCGGGTTACGGGATTTTTCTAGGGATTACACTGAAGGAATTACTGCTATATCTAATGCCACCGATTGTCATTGGACTAATCATTGTCGCTTTGCCACCACATAACGTGTGGCTCATGCTGTTTAAGTTCATGCTTTTACTAATTGTGCTCATTATCATTTTAGCTTTCTTATCTTCTCGACCAATTCGCCACAGGCCGAATATTCGTTTTCAGGATTATGTAAAGCTACGCAATCAATTTACGAGTAGACAAAAGCTCTTTTATATACGGAAGAAACAGAATCGCTTTTTAAAGTAA
- the trsD gene encoding TrsD/TraD family conjugative transfer protein translates to MWEKLFGPKKKPIDDYVFDDEPKTLDQGKKSLQEMSLIEAQYNDFLVTKRGYLVVLLKVTGINLDLLTTTEQEDVFDEFNAFLMSTLGENSEEVQQYLDITMPVDFSEYILFWQHRYLTVLEEEPENEAKLALIASYVDTFSGVASSQEMTTKTHIVVLHEKIPKKHLASLEQTAIYLEEKVLLFIRQLENALSTYDVEARQLTAKECREVLQHLLNFSNH, encoded by the coding sequence TTGTGGGAAAAGTTGTTCGGTCCTAAGAAAAAGCCAATAGACGATTATGTATTTGATGATGAGCCGAAAACGCTCGATCAAGGTAAGAAGAGCCTACAGGAAATGTCTTTAATTGAAGCACAGTACAATGATTTTCTCGTGACAAAACGAGGCTATTTAGTCGTATTGCTGAAAGTGACGGGTATTAATTTAGATTTACTCACAACGACCGAGCAAGAGGATGTTTTTGATGAGTTTAACGCCTTTTTAATGTCGACGCTCGGTGAAAATAGTGAGGAGGTGCAGCAATACCTTGATATTACGATGCCTGTTGATTTTAGTGAGTATATTTTATTTTGGCAGCATCGTTATTTAACGGTACTAGAGGAGGAGCCGGAAAATGAAGCAAAGCTAGCCCTCATTGCGAGCTATGTAGATACATTTTCTGGCGTTGCATCTTCACAGGAAATGACGACAAAGACACATATTGTCGTACTGCATGAAAAAATACCGAAAAAGCATTTGGCGTCACTCGAGCAAACAGCGATCTATTTGGAAGAAAAGGTGCTACTTTTTATTCGGCAATTAGAGAATGCACTGAGTACGTATGATGTGGAGGCTCGGCAGCTAACAGCAAAGGAGTGTCGTGAGGTGTTACAGCATTTACTCAACTTCTCCAATCACTAG